The proteins below come from a single Longimicrobiales bacterium genomic window:
- a CDS encoding anhydro-N-acetylmuramic acid kinase, whose product MPDGLRAIGLMSGTSLDGIDAALVRFTGPPDALHWEIEAFVSVPFREGQRTQIHDAIMHGGAPGICMLHAQLGEWLADAALEVCRAAGVRPDQVHVIGSHGQTVWHEPPTAERRGATLQLGDPATIAERTGISVVSDFRARDMAAGGQGAPLVPWLDRQLFSVPGRARVLQNIGGMANLTRVPPQGSDEALLAFDTGPGNALIDAAAELATSGGQSFDRDAELANSGSVDDALLEELLAHPFLDAEPPKSTGREVFGRPFVQRIVERRPPESHADWCDLIATLTVFTARTISDAIERWVKPLDYDEVVVTGGGARNPLLMRLLREELAPVPVHDGSVLGVDPDAKEALAFAALAWAHLNGLPGNVPEATGAAGARVLGSLTPGR is encoded by the coding sequence GTGCCTGACGGGCTGCGCGCGATCGGCCTGATGTCGGGCACGTCGCTGGATGGTATCGATGCGGCGCTGGTGCGCTTCACGGGCCCGCCCGACGCCCTGCACTGGGAAATCGAGGCGTTCGTGAGCGTGCCGTTCCGCGAGGGGCAGCGCACGCAGATCCACGACGCGATCATGCACGGCGGTGCGCCCGGCATCTGCATGCTGCACGCGCAGCTCGGCGAGTGGCTGGCGGATGCCGCGCTCGAGGTGTGTCGCGCCGCCGGGGTTCGACCGGACCAGGTGCACGTGATCGGCTCGCACGGCCAGACGGTATGGCATGAGCCGCCGACGGCGGAGCGACGCGGCGCGACGCTGCAGCTCGGCGACCCTGCAACGATCGCGGAGCGCACCGGCATCAGCGTGGTGAGCGACTTCCGTGCGCGCGACATGGCGGCGGGAGGACAGGGTGCACCTCTGGTGCCGTGGCTCGACCGGCAGCTCTTCTCGGTGCCCGGGCGTGCGCGCGTGCTGCAGAACATCGGCGGCATGGCGAACCTGACGCGCGTGCCGCCGCAGGGCAGTGACGAAGCATTGCTCGCGTTCGACACCGGCCCCGGCAATGCACTGATCGATGCCGCGGCCGAGCTCGCGACCAGCGGCGGACAGTCGTTCGACCGCGATGCCGAGCTTGCGAACAGCGGCAGCGTGGATGATGCGCTGCTCGAGGAGCTGCTCGCGCACCCCTTCCTGGATGCGGAGCCGCCCAAGTCGACGGGGCGCGAGGTGTTCGGTCGCCCGTTCGTGCAGCGCATCGTCGAGCGTCGGCCGCCGGAGTCGCATGCCGACTGGTGCGATCTCATCGCGACGCTGACCGTGTTCACCGCGCGCACGATCTCCGATGCAATCGAACGGTGGGTCAAGCCGCTCGACTACGACGAGGTGGTGGTGACCGGCGGTGGCGCGCGCAACCCGTTGCTCATGCGGCTGCTGCGCGAGGAACTCGCCCCGGTGCCCGTGCACGACGGCAGCGTGCTCGGCGTCGACCCCGATGCCAAGGAGGCGCTCGCATTCGCCGCGCTCGCGTGGGCCCATCTGAACGGCCTGCCCGGCAACGTGCCCGAGGCCACGGGCGCCGCCGGTGCGCGCGTGCTCGGCAGTCTTACGCCCGGTCGATGA
- a CDS encoding aldo/keto reductase, translating to MDTRRIGPLEVSVVGLGCNNFGKRLDAAQTERVVHAALDAGISFFDTADRYSAGRSEEYLGRALRGRRHEALIATKFGKPVGDAPASATAAYIRQAVDASLRRLGVDHIDLYQIHEPHPEVPIAETLGALDELVGAGKVRAIGCSNFSAQQIEEAESTARASGGARFVSVQNEYSLLVREPEQDGVLDACARYQLALLPFFPLASGLLTGKYRVGRPLPENTRITSGWLDTHYTEANLARVERLSAFAQARGHTLLELAFAWLLHRGEVASVIAGATRPEQVRANAAATRWQLSAQELAEVDAALAG from the coding sequence ATGGACACGCGCAGGATCGGCCCGCTCGAGGTCTCCGTCGTCGGCCTCGGGTGCAACAACTTCGGCAAGCGCCTCGATGCGGCGCAGACGGAGCGCGTCGTGCACGCAGCCCTCGATGCCGGCATCAGCTTCTTCGATACCGCGGACCGCTACTCGGCCGGCAGGAGCGAGGAGTATCTCGGGCGCGCACTGCGCGGCCGGCGCCACGAGGCCCTGATCGCAACCAAGTTCGGCAAGCCGGTCGGCGACGCGCCGGCGAGTGCGACCGCCGCGTACATCCGGCAGGCCGTGGATGCCAGCCTGCGCCGGCTCGGCGTCGACCACATCGACCTGTACCAGATCCACGAGCCGCACCCGGAGGTGCCGATCGCCGAGACGCTGGGCGCGCTCGATGAGCTGGTGGGCGCGGGCAAGGTGCGCGCGATCGGCTGCTCCAATTTCTCGGCACAGCAGATCGAGGAGGCGGAGTCCACCGCGCGTGCGTCCGGTGGTGCGCGCTTCGTCAGCGTGCAGAACGAGTACAGCCTGCTCGTGCGGGAGCCCGAGCAGGATGGCGTGCTGGACGCGTGCGCGCGCTACCAGCTCGCGCTGCTGCCGTTCTTCCCGCTCGCGAGCGGGCTGCTGACGGGCAAGTACCGGGTGGGCCGGCCGCTGCCGGAGAACACGCGGATCACGAGCGGCTGGCTCGACACGCATTACACCGAAGCGAACCTGGCGCGCGTGGAGCGACTGAGCGCCTTTGCGCAGGCCCGGGGCCACACGCTGCTCGAGCTCGCGTTCGCCTGGCTGCTGCACCGGGGCGAGGTTGCGAGCGTGATCGCCGGCGCGACCCGGCCCGAGCAGGTCAGGGCGAATGCGGCCGCCACGCGCTGGCAGCTGAGCGCGCAGGAGCTCGCCGAGGTCGACGCCGCACTGGCCGGATAG
- the murQ gene encoding N-acetylmuramic acid 6-phosphate etherase, translating to MADRKQLDPRLTEQRNPRSMRIDQLSTIEIVDLINAEDRMVAEAVGEERAAIARAVDIVVDCFQNGGRLFYVGAGTSGRLGVLDASEMPPTYGTDPEMVQGIIAGGYAALVRAQEGAEDNPADGAAVMDERGVRAGDFVLGIATSGTTPYVHGALRRARELGARTGFLLCTYPSQELIATHDVVIAPLVGPEVITGSTRMKAGTATKMVLNTITTSAMVRLGKVYGNLMVDLQVTCEKLRDRGQRILVETLGVERGHAADLLERAGGHVKTAIVMGSLDVDRDEARQRLQDAGGVIASVVGDLGA from the coding sequence GTGGCTGATAGAAAACAGCTCGACCCGCGGCTGACGGAGCAGCGGAATCCGCGCAGCATGCGTATCGATCAGCTCTCGACGATCGAAATCGTCGACCTGATCAACGCGGAGGACCGCATGGTCGCCGAGGCGGTCGGGGAGGAGCGCGCCGCGATCGCGCGCGCGGTGGATATCGTGGTCGACTGCTTCCAGAACGGCGGTCGACTTTTCTATGTGGGCGCCGGCACGTCCGGCCGCCTCGGCGTGCTCGACGCGTCCGAGATGCCGCCCACGTACGGCACCGACCCGGAGATGGTGCAGGGCATCATTGCCGGCGGGTATGCCGCGCTGGTGCGCGCACAGGAAGGCGCCGAGGACAACCCCGCGGATGGTGCGGCAGTGATGGACGAGCGCGGCGTGCGCGCGGGCGACTTCGTGCTCGGCATCGCGACGTCCGGCACGACACCGTACGTGCACGGCGCGCTGCGTCGCGCACGGGAGCTGGGTGCGCGCACCGGCTTTCTGCTGTGCACCTATCCATCGCAGGAGCTGATCGCGACGCACGACGTCGTCATCGCGCCGCTGGTCGGTCCCGAGGTCATCACCGGCTCGACGCGCATGAAGGCGGGCACCGCGACCAAGATGGTGCTGAACACGATCACCACGTCGGCGATGGTCCGGCTCGGCAAGGTGTACGGCAACCTGATGGTGGACCTGCAGGTCACGTGTGAGAAACTGCGCGACCGTGGCCAGCGCATCCTGGTGGAGACACTGGGCGTGGAGCGCGGCCATGCCGCGGACCTGCTCGAGCGTGCGGGCGGACACGTGAAGACGGCGATCGTGATGGGCAGCCTGGACGTGGATCGCGACGAGGCGCGCCAGCGCCTGCAGGACGCGGGCGGCGTGATCGCGAGCGTCGTCGGAGACCTCGGTGCCTGA